From Hippoglossus stenolepis isolate QCI-W04-F060 chromosome 6, HSTE1.2, whole genome shotgun sequence, a single genomic window includes:
- the mib2 gene encoding E3 ubiquitin-protein ligase MIB2 isoform X4 translates to MGEVLSGNGHVSPDLFPETPLVPSLRAISSVRAGPAPHKPQRRSSRSDSAARPHPLRSAPRLGPSRGSMEVGMRVVRGLDWKWGNQDDGEGHVGTVVEIGRQGSTTTPDKTVVVQWDSGTRTNYRTGYQGAYDLLLYDNAQIGVRHSNIICDSCKKHGIMGMRWKCKVCFDYDLCTQCYMNNKHDLNHAFERYETAHSQPVSLAPRQNLPRIILKGIFQGVKVVRGPDWDWGNQDGGEGKVGKVVDIRGWDTESGRSVASVTWSNGTTNVYRMGHKGKVDLKYVSDGQGGFYYKDHLPKLGEHAELQRQESADGHSFQQGDKVKCLLEVDILRQMQEGHGGWNPKMAEYICRIGTVHRITDRGDVRVQYSNNIRWTFHPGALTKVNTFGVGEQVRVLEDMESVKRLQAGHGEWTDSMAPVLGQVGKVLKVYADGDLRVAFGGQTWTFNPACLSAQPVEVDANLMTAENPNESGSTVISVLEKLLSQSTEQDNPSRLVIEAAHGSANKVRELVQKYPDKVDIKNQGKTALQVAAHQGHMEVVKALLQANSSVEVKDEDGDTALHYTAFGNQAEIARLLLSKGANVNLLNNSMCTALHIAVNKGFTDVVRVLTEHSADVNLQDSYGDTPLHDAIAKDFRQIIEILVVVPSIDFTQQNHRGFNLLHHASLKGNKLATEKILGRARQLVDVKKEDGFSALHLAALNNHRDVAEMLVKEGRCDINIRNNRNQTPLQLAVTQGHTELVQLLVAEGADVNMEDEDGDTAMHVALLRPQLANVMLSPTVGTSSTEESSEGCSSTSLYCRLSASGLLGNTELSVGAALACFLAQEGSDINYANHKGKSPLDLVADSTMLQLIKSFSEKHRLQRLQAITSGQGLSSASLRRVHTTPNTMTNLVLPTPPGPSECLICSELALLVLFCPCQHSVACEECAHRMKKCIKCQVTITKKIRQDQTEVDCSPGNENSEQHNLLEQLQSRYRQMEERITCPICIDNQIKLVFQCGHASCIDCSAALKTCPICRQTIRERIQLFV, encoded by the exons TCTCCCCTGATCTGTTCCCGGAAACACCCCTGGTGCCGTCCCTACGCGCAATATCGTCGGTGCGAGCCGGTCCCGCCCCTCATAAGCCCCAGAGGCGCAGCAGCCGGAGTGACAGTGCTGCCAGGCCCCACCCATTGCGCTCAGCTCCCAGGCTAGGCCCCAGCAGAGGCAGCATGGAGGTGGGTATGCGTGTGGTGCGCGGCCTGGACTGGAAATGGGGAAACCAGGATGATGGCGAGGGCCACGTGGGCACTGTGGTGGAGATCGGTCGACAAGGCAGTACTACTACACCGGACAAGACAGTGGTGGTACAATGGGACAGTGGCACAAGGACCAACTACCGCACAGGCTACCAGGGTGCCTACGACCTGCTGCTTTATGATAATGCTCAAATTG GCGTGCGTCACTCCAACATCATCTGTGACAGCTGCAAGAAGCATGGCATCATGGGAATGCGATGGAAGTGCAAGGTGTGCTTCGACTACGACCTCTGCACCCAGTGTTACATGAACAACAAGCACGACTTGAACCACGCTTTCGAGCGCTACGAGACGGCACACTCCCAGCC AGTAAGCTTGGCACCGAGGCAGAACCTCCCACGGATCATCCTCAAAGGAATCTTCCAGGGGGTTAAAGTCGTTCGAGGACCTGACTGGGACTGGGGCAACCAAGACg gcGGGGAGGGTAAGGTTGGGAAGGTAGTGGATATTCGTGGCTGGGATACAGAGTCTGGTCGCAGCGTGGCCAGTGTCACCTGGTCTAACGGCACCACCAATGTCTACCGAATGGGCCACAAGGGCAAGGTAGACCTGAAATATGTGTCTGACGGCCAAGGAGGCTTCTATTACAAAGACCACCTACCAAAGCTCG GAGAGCACGCAGAGCTGCAGCGCCAGGAGAGTGCTGATGGCCACTCCTTCCAGCAGGGAGACAAGGTCAAGTGTCTCTTGGAGGTGGACATCCTGCGACAGATGCAGGAGGGCCACGGAGGGTGGAACCCCAAAATGGCAGAG tacATTTGTCGGATCGGGACTGTCCATAGAATCACTGACCGAGGAGATGTCAGAGTCCAGTACAGCAACAACATCCGCTGGACTTTCCATCCTGGGGCCCTGACCAAG GTGAACACGTTTGGAGTCGGTGAACAAGTCCGAGTGTTGGAGGACATGGAGAGTGTGAAGAGACTGCAGGCTGGCCATGGAGAGTGGACAGACAGCATGGCTCCT GTGCTTGGCCAGGTCGGGAAGGTGTTGAAAGTATATGCTGATGGTGACCTTCGGGTGGCATTCGGAGGTCAGACATGGACGTTCAATCCAGCGTGCCTCTCGGCCCAGCCCGTGGAGGTGGACGCCAACCTCATGACGGCCGAGAACCCCAACGAATCTGGAA GTACTGTCATCTCAGTGTTGGAGAAGCTGCTGTCTCAGTCTACAGAGCAGGACAATCCCAGCCGCTTGGTCATTGAGGCAGCACATGGCAGTGCCAACAAAGTGAGGGAATTGGTGCAGAAATATCCTGACAAG GTGGATATAAAGAACCAGGGCAAGACTGCACTGCAGGTCGCTGCTCACCAAGGCCACATGGAGGTGGTGAAGGCCCTGCTGCAGGCCAACAGCTCCGTCGAGGTCAAGGATGAAGATGGAGACACGGCATTGCACTACACTGCCTTTGG TAATCAGGCAGAGATCGCTCGGCTGCTGTTGAGCAAGGGGGCAAACGTCAACCTCCTGAACAACTCCATGTGCACGGCGCTCCACATCGCTGTCAACAAGGGCTTCACTGATGTGGTGCGGGTGCTGACTGAACATTCAGCTGACGTCAATCTCCAG GATTCATATGGGGACACGCCTCTTCACGACGCCATTGCGAAAGATTTCCGCCAAATCATTGAGATCCTGGTTGTGGTGCCCAGCATTGACTTCACTCAGCAGAACCACAGAGGCTTCAACCTCCTGCACCATGCTTCTCTAAAAGGAAACAAACT GGCCACAGAGAAGATCCTCGGCAGAGCACGGCAGCTGGTGGACGTTAAGAAGGAAGATGGCTTCTCCGCACTGCATCTGGCCGCCCTCAACAACCACAGAGATGTTGCTGAGATGCTCGTCAAGGAG GGACGCTGCGACATCAACATCCGCAACAACCGCAACCAGACGCCACTGCAGCTGGCAGTGACACAGGGTCACACCGAGCTGGTGCAGCTTCTGGTGGCCGAGGGGGCGGACGTCAACATGGAGGACGAGGACGGCGACACGGCCATGCACGTTGCCCTCCTCCGCCCACAGCTGGCCAACGTTATGCTCAGCCCCACTGTGGgaaccagcagcacagaggagagcagtGAGGGCTGTTCCTCCACGTCGCTCTACTGCAGG CTGAGCGCTTCAGGTCTTCTGGGGAATACGGAGCTGAGCGTCGGGGCAGCTTTGGCCTGTTTTCTAGCACAGGAAGGGTCTGACATCAACTATGCCAACCACAAGGGCAAGAGTCCTCTGGACCTTGTGGCTGACAGCACAATGCTGCAGCTCATCAAGAGCTTCTCAGAGAAGCACAG GTTGCAGCGTCTGCAGGCCATCACATCTGGACAGGGCTTGAGCAGTGCGAGCCTGCGGAGGGTCCACACTACGCCCAACACCATGACCAACCTGGTTCTTCCCACGCCACCGGGGCCCAGCGAATGCCTCATCTGCTCCGAGCTGGCTCTGCTGGTTCTCTTCTGCCCCTGCCAGCACAGCGTGGCCTGTGAAG AATGCGCCCATCGGATGAAGAAATGCATCAAATGCCAAGTCACAATCACAAAGAAAATTAGACAAG accaaacagAGGTAGACTGCAGTCCTGGAAATGAGAACTCGGAGCAGCACAACctgctggagcagctgcagtCCCGCTACCGGCAGATGGAGGAGCGGATCACCTGCCCCATCTGTATCGACAACCAGATCAAGCTGGTCTTCCAGTGCGGACACGCCTCCTGCATCGACTGCAGCGCTGCGCTCAAGACCTGCCCCATCTGCCGGCAAACCATCCGCGAGCGGATCCAGTTGTTCGTCTGA
- the mib2 gene encoding E3 ubiquitin-protein ligase MIB2 isoform X2: protein MFKSGLKIMGISPDLFPETPLVPSLRAISSVRAGPAPHKPQRRSSRSDSAARPHPLRSAPRLGPSRGSMEVGMRVVRGLDWKWGNQDDGEGHVGTVVEIGRQGSTTTPDKTVVVQWDSGTRTNYRTGYQGAYDLLLYDNAQIGVRHSNIICDSCKKHGIMGMRWKCKVCFDYDLCTQCYMNNKHDLNHAFERYETAHSQPVSLAPRQNLPRIILKGIFQGVKVVRGPDWDWGNQDGGEGKVGKVVDIRGWDTESGRSVASVTWSNGTTNVYRMGHKGKVDLKYVSDGQGGFYYKDHLPKLGEHAELQRQESADGHSFQQGDKVKCLLEVDILRQMQEGHGGWNPKMAEYICRIGTVHRITDRGDVRVQYSNNIRWTFHPGALTKFVRLSFSQVNTFGVGEQVRVLEDMESVKRLQAGHGEWTDSMAPVLGQVGKVLKVYADGDLRVAFGGQTWTFNPACLSAQPVEVDANLMTAENPNESGSTVISVLEKLLSQSTEQDNPSRLVIEAAHGSANKVRELVQKYPDKVDIKNQGKTALQVAAHQGHMEVVKALLQANSSVEVKDEDGDTALHYTAFGNQAEIARLLLSKGANVNLLNNSMCTALHIAVNKGFTDVVRVLTEHSADVNLQDSYGDTPLHDAIAKDFRQIIEILVVVPSIDFTQQNHRGFNLLHHASLKGNKLATEKILGRARQLVDVKKEDGFSALHLAALNNHRDVAEMLVKEGRCDINIRNNRNQTPLQLAVTQGHTELVQLLVAEGADVNMEDEDGDTAMHVALLRPQLANVMLSPTVGTSSTEESSEGCSSTSLYCRLSASGLLGNTELSVGAALACFLAQEGSDINYANHKGKSPLDLVADSTMLQLIKSFSEKHRLQRLQAITSGQGLSSASLRRVHTTPNTMTNLVLPTPPGPSECLICSELALLVLFCPCQHSVACEECAHRMKKCIKCQVTITKKIRQDQTEVDCSPGNENSEQHNLLEQLQSRYRQMEERITCPICIDNQIKLVFQCGHASCIDCSAALKTCPICRQTIRERIQLFV, encoded by the exons ATGTTCAAAAGTGGGCTGAAGATCATGGGGA TCTCCCCTGATCTGTTCCCGGAAACACCCCTGGTGCCGTCCCTACGCGCAATATCGTCGGTGCGAGCCGGTCCCGCCCCTCATAAGCCCCAGAGGCGCAGCAGCCGGAGTGACAGTGCTGCCAGGCCCCACCCATTGCGCTCAGCTCCCAGGCTAGGCCCCAGCAGAGGCAGCATGGAGGTGGGTATGCGTGTGGTGCGCGGCCTGGACTGGAAATGGGGAAACCAGGATGATGGCGAGGGCCACGTGGGCACTGTGGTGGAGATCGGTCGACAAGGCAGTACTACTACACCGGACAAGACAGTGGTGGTACAATGGGACAGTGGCACAAGGACCAACTACCGCACAGGCTACCAGGGTGCCTACGACCTGCTGCTTTATGATAATGCTCAAATTG GCGTGCGTCACTCCAACATCATCTGTGACAGCTGCAAGAAGCATGGCATCATGGGAATGCGATGGAAGTGCAAGGTGTGCTTCGACTACGACCTCTGCACCCAGTGTTACATGAACAACAAGCACGACTTGAACCACGCTTTCGAGCGCTACGAGACGGCACACTCCCAGCC AGTAAGCTTGGCACCGAGGCAGAACCTCCCACGGATCATCCTCAAAGGAATCTTCCAGGGGGTTAAAGTCGTTCGAGGACCTGACTGGGACTGGGGCAACCAAGACg gcGGGGAGGGTAAGGTTGGGAAGGTAGTGGATATTCGTGGCTGGGATACAGAGTCTGGTCGCAGCGTGGCCAGTGTCACCTGGTCTAACGGCACCACCAATGTCTACCGAATGGGCCACAAGGGCAAGGTAGACCTGAAATATGTGTCTGACGGCCAAGGAGGCTTCTATTACAAAGACCACCTACCAAAGCTCG GAGAGCACGCAGAGCTGCAGCGCCAGGAGAGTGCTGATGGCCACTCCTTCCAGCAGGGAGACAAGGTCAAGTGTCTCTTGGAGGTGGACATCCTGCGACAGATGCAGGAGGGCCACGGAGGGTGGAACCCCAAAATGGCAGAG tacATTTGTCGGATCGGGACTGTCCATAGAATCACTGACCGAGGAGATGTCAGAGTCCAGTACAGCAACAACATCCGCTGGACTTTCCATCCTGGGGCCCTGACCAAG tttgtccgtctgtctttcTCCCAGGTGAACACGTTTGGAGTCGGTGAACAAGTCCGAGTGTTGGAGGACATGGAGAGTGTGAAGAGACTGCAGGCTGGCCATGGAGAGTGGACAGACAGCATGGCTCCT GTGCTTGGCCAGGTCGGGAAGGTGTTGAAAGTATATGCTGATGGTGACCTTCGGGTGGCATTCGGAGGTCAGACATGGACGTTCAATCCAGCGTGCCTCTCGGCCCAGCCCGTGGAGGTGGACGCCAACCTCATGACGGCCGAGAACCCCAACGAATCTGGAA GTACTGTCATCTCAGTGTTGGAGAAGCTGCTGTCTCAGTCTACAGAGCAGGACAATCCCAGCCGCTTGGTCATTGAGGCAGCACATGGCAGTGCCAACAAAGTGAGGGAATTGGTGCAGAAATATCCTGACAAG GTGGATATAAAGAACCAGGGCAAGACTGCACTGCAGGTCGCTGCTCACCAAGGCCACATGGAGGTGGTGAAGGCCCTGCTGCAGGCCAACAGCTCCGTCGAGGTCAAGGATGAAGATGGAGACACGGCATTGCACTACACTGCCTTTGG TAATCAGGCAGAGATCGCTCGGCTGCTGTTGAGCAAGGGGGCAAACGTCAACCTCCTGAACAACTCCATGTGCACGGCGCTCCACATCGCTGTCAACAAGGGCTTCACTGATGTGGTGCGGGTGCTGACTGAACATTCAGCTGACGTCAATCTCCAG GATTCATATGGGGACACGCCTCTTCACGACGCCATTGCGAAAGATTTCCGCCAAATCATTGAGATCCTGGTTGTGGTGCCCAGCATTGACTTCACTCAGCAGAACCACAGAGGCTTCAACCTCCTGCACCATGCTTCTCTAAAAGGAAACAAACT GGCCACAGAGAAGATCCTCGGCAGAGCACGGCAGCTGGTGGACGTTAAGAAGGAAGATGGCTTCTCCGCACTGCATCTGGCCGCCCTCAACAACCACAGAGATGTTGCTGAGATGCTCGTCAAGGAG GGACGCTGCGACATCAACATCCGCAACAACCGCAACCAGACGCCACTGCAGCTGGCAGTGACACAGGGTCACACCGAGCTGGTGCAGCTTCTGGTGGCCGAGGGGGCGGACGTCAACATGGAGGACGAGGACGGCGACACGGCCATGCACGTTGCCCTCCTCCGCCCACAGCTGGCCAACGTTATGCTCAGCCCCACTGTGGgaaccagcagcacagaggagagcagtGAGGGCTGTTCCTCCACGTCGCTCTACTGCAGG CTGAGCGCTTCAGGTCTTCTGGGGAATACGGAGCTGAGCGTCGGGGCAGCTTTGGCCTGTTTTCTAGCACAGGAAGGGTCTGACATCAACTATGCCAACCACAAGGGCAAGAGTCCTCTGGACCTTGTGGCTGACAGCACAATGCTGCAGCTCATCAAGAGCTTCTCAGAGAAGCACAG GTTGCAGCGTCTGCAGGCCATCACATCTGGACAGGGCTTGAGCAGTGCGAGCCTGCGGAGGGTCCACACTACGCCCAACACCATGACCAACCTGGTTCTTCCCACGCCACCGGGGCCCAGCGAATGCCTCATCTGCTCCGAGCTGGCTCTGCTGGTTCTCTTCTGCCCCTGCCAGCACAGCGTGGCCTGTGAAG AATGCGCCCATCGGATGAAGAAATGCATCAAATGCCAAGTCACAATCACAAAGAAAATTAGACAAG accaaacagAGGTAGACTGCAGTCCTGGAAATGAGAACTCGGAGCAGCACAACctgctggagcagctgcagtCCCGCTACCGGCAGATGGAGGAGCGGATCACCTGCCCCATCTGTATCGACAACCAGATCAAGCTGGTCTTCCAGTGCGGACACGCCTCCTGCATCGACTGCAGCGCTGCGCTCAAGACCTGCCCCATCTGCCGGCAAACCATCCGCGAGCGGATCCAGTTGTTCGTCTGA